From one Mycolicibacterium sp. HK-90 genomic stretch:
- a CDS encoding fructose-specific PTS transporter subunit EIIC produces MTQPIITPDLVLLDVDAGGDKEAVITRLVGALAGARRTNDPDGLVGAAMAREAQSATGLPGGIAIPHCRSPYVETPTIGFARLSPKVDFGAPDGPADLVFLIAAPESGGAEHMKLLSSLARALVRKDFVASLRDASGVDEVVTLVDGVVNPAPVVAAPAPASPAAPVSIVAITACPTGIAHTYMAADALKQAAETAGVTLTVETQGSSGSTPLSAATIAAADAVIFATDVGVKDKQRFAGKPVVASGVKRAINEPDTMIAEAVSAAGDPEAARVTGSAASAAAPAVAGGVGWGTRIRQILLTGVSYMIPFVAAGGLLIALGFLFAGYDIGNTPEGETKSLGNIIAAGNSLTDLPPGGFTQYLGAVLFTLGGLAFSFLVPALAGYISFAIADRPGIAPGFTAGAVAVFVGGGFIGGIVGGLIAGFAALWISRIGVPQWARGLMPVVVIPLGASLVVGLLMFLLLGRPLAALTTGLTNWLSGMTGTSVVILGVILGLMMCFDLGGPVNKAAYAFATAGLNVADPATLRIMAAVMAAGMVPPLAMALASSLRPGLFTEPERENGRAAWLLGASFISEGAIPFAAADPLRVIPSMMLGGAVTGGMIMAFDVTLKAPHGGIFVFFAIGNLLWFLVALAVGTVVSALTVITAKQFAKPSVTTPEAPALATT; encoded by the coding sequence ATGACACAACCGATCATCACCCCCGATCTGGTCCTGCTCGACGTCGATGCCGGCGGTGACAAGGAGGCTGTCATCACCCGGCTGGTGGGTGCGCTCGCCGGCGCGAGGCGGACCAACGACCCCGACGGCCTGGTCGGCGCGGCGATGGCCCGCGAGGCCCAGTCGGCCACCGGTCTACCCGGTGGCATCGCGATTCCGCATTGCCGCTCGCCCTACGTCGAGACCCCGACCATCGGCTTCGCCCGACTGTCCCCCAAGGTCGACTTCGGCGCTCCCGACGGGCCCGCGGATCTGGTGTTCCTCATCGCCGCACCGGAATCCGGTGGGGCCGAACACATGAAGCTGCTGTCGAGCCTGGCGCGCGCGCTGGTCCGCAAGGACTTCGTCGCGTCGCTTCGGGATGCTTCCGGCGTCGATGAGGTGGTGACACTCGTCGACGGTGTGGTGAACCCGGCGCCCGTTGTTGCTGCACCCGCTCCTGCTTCTCCCGCTGCGCCTGTTTCTATCGTCGCGATCACCGCCTGCCCCACCGGCATTGCGCATACCTACATGGCGGCCGATGCACTCAAGCAAGCCGCCGAGACCGCCGGGGTCACCCTGACTGTGGAGACTCAAGGGTCATCCGGCAGCACTCCGCTGTCCGCGGCCACGATCGCCGCGGCGGATGCCGTCATCTTCGCCACCGATGTCGGGGTCAAGGACAAGCAGCGCTTCGCCGGCAAGCCCGTCGTCGCCTCCGGCGTGAAGCGCGCCATCAACGAACCCGACACCATGATCGCCGAGGCCGTCAGCGCCGCAGGCGATCCCGAGGCTGCCCGGGTGACCGGCTCGGCGGCTTCGGCCGCCGCGCCCGCCGTGGCCGGCGGCGTCGGCTGGGGCACCCGGATCCGGCAGATCCTGCTCACCGGCGTGAGTTACATGATCCCGTTCGTCGCCGCCGGTGGTCTGCTCATCGCCCTCGGCTTCCTCTTCGCCGGCTACGACATCGGCAATACTCCGGAGGGCGAGACGAAGTCTCTCGGCAACATCATCGCCGCCGGCAACTCGTTGACCGACCTGCCGCCCGGCGGGTTCACCCAATATCTCGGGGCCGTGCTGTTCACGCTCGGCGGGCTGGCGTTCTCCTTCCTGGTTCCCGCGCTGGCCGGCTACATCTCCTTCGCCATCGCCGACCGGCCCGGCATCGCACCGGGTTTCACCGCCGGTGCGGTCGCGGTGTTCGTCGGCGGCGGGTTCATCGGCGGTATCGTCGGCGGCCTGATCGCCGGATTTGCCGCGCTGTGGATCAGCCGGATCGGGGTGCCGCAGTGGGCCCGTGGTCTCATGCCCGTGGTGGTGATACCTCTCGGAGCCTCACTGGTCGTCGGCCTGCTGATGTTCCTGCTGCTCGGCCGGCCCTTGGCCGCGCTGACCACCGGACTGACCAACTGGCTCAGCGGCATGACCGGGACTTCCGTCGTGATCCTCGGGGTCATTCTCGGCCTGATGATGTGCTTCGACCTCGGCGGGCCGGTCAACAAGGCGGCCTACGCGTTCGCCACCGCGGGCCTCAACGTCGCCGACCCCGCCACCCTGCGCATCATGGCCGCGGTGATGGCCGCCGGGATGGTGCCGCCGCTGGCGATGGCCCTGGCCTCCAGCCTGCGGCCGGGACTGTTCACCGAACCCGAGCGCGAAAACGGCCGTGCCGCATGGCTGCTCGGTGCGTCATTCATCTCCGAAGGCGCCATCCCGTTTGCGGCCGCCGACCCGCTGCGGGTTATCCCGTCGATGATGCTCGGCGGCGCCGTCACCGGCGGCATGATCATGGCTTTCGATGTCACCTTGAAGGCGCCGCACGGCGGCATCTTCGTGTTCTTCGCCATCGGCAACCTGCTGTGGTTCCTCGTCGCCCTCGCTGTCGGCACCGTCGTCAGCGCCCTGACCGTCATCACCGCCAAACAATTCGCCAAACCATCCGTCACCACGCCGGAAGCACCGGCGCTGGCCACCACCTAA
- a CDS encoding 1-phosphofructokinase family hexose kinase, with protein sequence MIITVTPNPSLDRTVALGSPLTRGAVQRVDSVTVEPGGKGINVARALTLAGVAAEAVLPAADSDPLLAALRTLGMPFTGVPIAEPVRTNLAITETDGTTTKLNELGAVVDADALEALTRCVLAKAQVAAWVVLSGSLPPGVPIDWYARVVSLLAPLGCRVAVDTSEAPLAALAGAFDVAAPDLIKPNAEELASLAGVPADALEAAAAQGDMSPVIRAAQALVARGVGTVLATLGAAGAVLVDGSGAWQATPPPIVPRSTVGAGDASLAGYLRAAVTGAEPAQRLQMAVAYGSAAAALPGSAMPGPAQLDLGGVRVSPVVTTNPEVLQ encoded by the coding sequence ATGATCATCACCGTCACCCCGAACCCGAGCCTGGACCGCACCGTCGCGCTGGGATCGCCGCTGACGCGCGGGGCCGTGCAACGCGTCGATTCCGTCACCGTCGAACCGGGCGGCAAGGGCATCAACGTGGCCCGCGCCCTGACCTTGGCCGGCGTCGCCGCCGAGGCCGTGCTGCCCGCCGCCGATTCCGATCCGCTGCTCGCCGCGCTGCGGACGCTTGGCATGCCGTTCACCGGAGTTCCCATTGCGGAGCCCGTCCGCACCAACCTCGCCATCACCGAAACCGATGGCACCACCACAAAACTCAATGAGCTTGGCGCGGTGGTCGATGCAGATGCGCTGGAGGCGCTGACCCGCTGCGTGCTGGCCAAGGCACAGGTTGCGGCGTGGGTGGTGCTGTCCGGTTCACTACCGCCTGGCGTGCCCATCGACTGGTACGCGCGGGTGGTGTCACTGCTGGCTCCGCTGGGTTGCCGGGTGGCCGTCGACACCTCGGAGGCGCCGCTGGCCGCGCTGGCGGGCGCGTTCGACGTGGCGGCGCCCGACCTGATCAAGCCCAACGCCGAGGAGCTGGCCTCCCTGGCCGGGGTGCCAGCTGATGCTCTGGAAGCCGCTGCCGCCCAAGGCGACATGTCTCCGGTGATCCGTGCCGCCCAAGCGCTCGTCGCGCGCGGTGTCGGCACGGTGCTGGCCACCCTCGGTGCCGCCGGCGCTGTCCTGGTCGACGGCTCTGGCGCCTGGCAAGCCACTCCGCCGCCGATCGTGCCGCGCAGCACCGTCGGCGCGGGCGACGCGTCGTTGGCCGGATATCTGCGTGCCGCCGTCACCGGCGCCGAACCTGCGCAGCGGCTGCAGATGGCCGTCGCGTACGGCAGTGCCGCCGCAGCGCTGCCCGGCTCCGCCATGCCCGGCCCCGCCCAACTCGACCTCGGCGGCGTGCGCGTCAGCCCCGTCGTCACCACCAATCCGGAAGTACTGCAATGA
- a CDS encoding DeoR/GlpR family DNA-binding transcription regulator, with amino-acid sequence MYAEERQQAIATLIMSRGRASVAELAQTYDVTTETVRRDLAVLDKAGVLRRVHGGAVPAQTLHLVEAGVSERDTTRSAQKDAIAAAAVDFFPLSGASVLLDAGTTTARVAERLPTDRDLTVVTNSVPIAGRVAAMPAVTLQLLGGRVRGLTQAAVGEQVLRVLETLRVDIAFIGTNAISVRHGLSTPDTEEAAVKRAMVQAANYVVVVADSSKVGQEDFVSFAPIDSVDSLITDDEISDADRDLLTEHGVEVVIA; translated from the coding sequence ATGTACGCCGAAGAGCGCCAGCAGGCCATCGCCACGCTGATCATGAGCAGGGGCCGGGCCTCGGTCGCCGAGTTGGCGCAGACCTACGACGTCACCACCGAGACCGTCCGCCGCGACCTCGCGGTGCTCGACAAGGCCGGGGTGCTGCGTCGCGTCCACGGCGGGGCGGTACCGGCCCAGACGCTGCACCTCGTCGAGGCCGGCGTCAGCGAGCGCGACACCACCCGCTCGGCGCAGAAGGACGCCATCGCCGCCGCCGCGGTCGACTTCTTTCCCCTCAGCGGCGCCAGCGTGCTGCTGGACGCCGGAACCACCACCGCCCGCGTGGCCGAGCGGCTGCCCACCGACCGCGACCTGACCGTGGTGACCAACTCCGTGCCGATCGCCGGTCGGGTGGCCGCGATGCCGGCGGTCACCCTGCAGTTGCTCGGCGGGCGGGTCCGTGGACTCACCCAGGCCGCCGTGGGTGAGCAGGTGCTGCGGGTCCTCGAAACCCTGCGGGTGGACATCGCGTTCATCGGCACCAACGCCATCAGCGTGCGCCACGGACTGTCGACCCCTGACACCGAGGAAGCTGCCGTCAAACGCGCCATGGTGCAGGCCGCGAATTACGTGGTGGTCGTGGCGGATTCGTCGAAGGTCGGTCAGGAGGACTTCGTCAGTTTCGCGCCCATCGACAGTGTGGACAGCCTGATCACCGACGACGAGATCTCCGACGCCGACCGCGACCTGCTCACCGAACACGGCGTCGAGGTGGTGATCGCATGA
- the ptsP gene encoding phosphoenolpyruvate--protein phosphotransferase, which produces MSTTSPVASPTVLRGVPVVPGVRYAPVIRVGRLPELEAPTADLAEADRPAEAGRFAAAVTAVATRLRDRAAHATGAASEVLAATATLAQDRAWLGAAEKRIAAGTPAVSAVTEAVDQFVELFTQLGGLMAERVTDLRDIRDRVIAELSGLPEPGVPLPDVPSILCAEDLAPADTAGLDPQLVVGLVTTLGGPTSHTAIIARQLGIPCVVAVTGLDAVAAGTMVLLDGTAGAVTADPDASQAAEAVAAAQRDALAARQWTGPGATADGHAVAILANVQDGAAARTARETPAEGVGLFRTELCFLNRDTEPTVEEQAAIYGDVLDAFAGRKVVVRTLDAGSDKPLKFAGHPEEANPALGVRGIRIAAGNPGLLDRQLEAVAAAGQATGNEPWVMAPMIATADEAKSFAEKARSYGLTPGVMIEVPAAALLAGKLLEHVDFLSIGTNDLAQYTMAADRMSADLAGLTDPWQPAVLTLVALTARAGAQADKPVGVCGEAAADPLLAAVLVGLGVTSLSMAPAAIPAVGARLAQVTLEQCRAAAEAVLATGSAADARAAALAHL; this is translated from the coding sequence ATGAGCACTACATCGCCGGTCGCGTCACCCACTGTTCTGCGCGGGGTTCCGGTGGTTCCCGGTGTGCGGTACGCGCCGGTGATCCGGGTCGGCAGGCTTCCGGAGCTCGAGGCGCCGACGGCCGACCTCGCCGAGGCGGACCGGCCGGCCGAGGCGGGCCGGTTCGCGGCCGCGGTGACGGCGGTCGCCACCCGGCTGCGGGACCGCGCCGCACACGCGACGGGCGCGGCGTCGGAAGTCCTGGCCGCCACGGCGACGCTGGCGCAGGACCGCGCGTGGCTGGGCGCCGCCGAGAAGCGCATCGCCGCGGGCACCCCGGCGGTCAGTGCCGTGACCGAGGCTGTCGATCAGTTCGTTGAGCTGTTCACCCAACTCGGCGGGCTGATGGCCGAACGCGTCACCGATCTGCGCGATATCCGGGACCGGGTCATCGCCGAGCTGTCCGGATTGCCGGAGCCGGGCGTGCCCTTACCGGACGTCCCGTCGATCCTGTGTGCCGAGGACCTGGCGCCCGCCGATACCGCGGGCCTGGATCCGCAGCTGGTGGTCGGGCTGGTCACCACGCTGGGCGGGCCGACCAGTCACACCGCGATCATCGCTCGCCAGCTGGGGATTCCGTGCGTGGTCGCGGTGACGGGGCTCGACGCCGTCGCCGCCGGAACGATGGTTCTTCTCGACGGCACCGCGGGTGCGGTGACCGCCGACCCCGATGCGTCGCAGGCCGCCGAAGCCGTCGCCGCCGCGCAACGCGATGCCCTGGCGGCTCGGCAGTGGACCGGGCCGGGGGCGACGGCCGACGGTCACGCCGTCGCGATCCTGGCCAACGTGCAGGACGGCGCGGCGGCACGGACGGCACGCGAAACCCCGGCGGAAGGCGTCGGCCTGTTCCGCACCGAGCTGTGCTTCCTCAACCGCGACACCGAGCCGACCGTCGAGGAGCAGGCGGCGATCTATGGAGACGTGCTCGACGCGTTCGCCGGGCGGAAAGTGGTGGTCCGCACCCTCGACGCCGGGTCGGACAAGCCGTTGAAGTTCGCCGGGCATCCCGAGGAGGCGAACCCGGCGCTCGGCGTTCGCGGTATTCGGATCGCCGCGGGTAACCCGGGCCTGCTGGACCGCCAGCTCGAGGCGGTCGCCGCCGCGGGCCAGGCCACCGGGAACGAGCCATGGGTGATGGCGCCCATGATCGCCACCGCGGATGAGGCGAAAAGCTTTGCCGAGAAAGCACGTTCGTATGGGCTGACGCCCGGCGTGATGATCGAGGTCCCCGCCGCCGCGCTGTTGGCCGGCAAGCTCCTCGAGCACGTCGACTTCTTGTCGATCGGGACCAATGATCTCGCGCAGTACACGATGGCCGCCGACCGGATGTCGGCCGACCTGGCCGGCCTCACCGACCCGTGGCAGCCCGCGGTGCTGACCCTGGTCGCGTTGACCGCGCGGGCCGGGGCGCAGGCGGACAAGCCGGTCGGGGTGTGTGGCGAGGCCGCGGCGGATCCGCTGTTGGCCGCAGTGCTGGTGGGGTTGGGGGTGACGTCGTTGTCCATGGCGCCCGCGGCGATCCCCGCGGTGGGCGCCCGGCTGGCGCAGGTGACGCTCGAGCAGTGCCGGGCTGCCGCCGAGGCGGTCCTGGCCACGGGCTCGGCAGCCGACGCCCGCGCGGCTGCGCTGGCCCACCTGTGA
- a CDS encoding pirin family protein: MPAITADTLTLPRIAAAQASDTERPVRSITTGPRGYEGEGFPVVRAFGGVSAADLDPFVHMDQMGEVEYQPGEPRGTDWHPHRGFETVTYMIDGRFAHQDSHGGGGLITDGATQWMTAGSGILHIETPPAELVESGGTFHGIQLWVNLPKKDKFATPRYQAIEGTDARLLSSEDGGALVRIIAGEIDGKTGPGSTHTPITLAHATIEPGAQLNLPWNRDFNALVYVLSGRGSVGPVGHPIHQGQLAVLGPGDRITVSAEGTQESHRPAMEVLLLGGKPIREPVFHYGPFVMNSKSELIQALEDYQAGKFGQIPPNALMPHRPLS, encoded by the coding sequence ATGCCAGCCATCACCGCAGACACCTTGACCCTGCCCCGTATCGCGGCAGCTCAGGCGTCGGACACCGAACGCCCGGTCCGGTCCATCACCACCGGCCCGCGCGGATACGAGGGCGAGGGATTCCCCGTCGTGCGTGCCTTCGGTGGAGTCAGCGCCGCAGACCTCGACCCCTTCGTCCACATGGACCAGATGGGTGAGGTGGAATACCAGCCCGGCGAGCCGCGGGGCACCGATTGGCACCCGCACCGCGGGTTCGAAACCGTCACCTACATGATCGACGGTCGCTTCGCCCACCAGGATTCCCACGGCGGCGGCGGCCTGATCACCGACGGCGCCACCCAATGGATGACCGCGGGTTCGGGCATCCTGCACATCGAGACCCCGCCGGCCGAGCTCGTCGAGAGCGGCGGCACCTTCCACGGCATCCAGCTGTGGGTGAACCTGCCCAAGAAGGACAAGTTCGCGACGCCGCGCTACCAGGCCATCGAGGGCACCGACGCCAGGCTGCTGTCGTCCGAGGACGGCGGCGCGCTGGTCCGGATCATCGCCGGGGAGATCGACGGTAAGACAGGCCCGGGCAGCACGCACACGCCGATCACCCTGGCGCACGCCACGATCGAGCCCGGAGCACAGCTCAACCTGCCGTGGAACCGCGACTTCAATGCGCTGGTGTATGTGCTGAGCGGACGGGGCAGCGTCGGCCCGGTCGGCCACCCGATTCATCAGGGCCAGCTGGCGGTGCTCGGCCCCGGTGACCGGATCACGGTGTCCGCCGAGGGCACCCAGGAATCGCACCGGCCGGCGATGGAGGTTCTGCTGTTGGGCGGCAAGCCGATTCGGGAACCGGTGTTCCACTACGGCCCGTTCGTGATGAACTCGAAGTCCGAGCTCATCCAGGCGCTGGAGGACTACCAGGCGGGCAAGTTCGGTCAGATCCCGCCGAACGCGCTGATGCCGCACCGGCCCTTGAGCTGA
- a CDS encoding FUSC family protein, which produces MLTPAEIWHRAADRLRDRLRARDPDYDALRRALRAAIVLPIAAAAGFALGGDSQTPLFAIFGAVSLLITADFPGNRPARALAYGGLAVNGAVLIVLGTVLAPYPWLSVAAMFVVGVVVSFSGVLSEIVAAGQRATLLLFVLPLCTPVGPIPERLLGWLIALVICVPAALFLFRPKHHDELRRYSARVCRLLADRLEGQASARDVTRAMNALYASFLGADYRPVALTAGSRALVRVVDDLGWICDQVTDDTGALLGEMRDPAVRVLRDSAALLRTHDRSERAARGADLLGALAEQRTVAQGSYRDDITQILGSVDDAAAVEVGRGLLVRRTISATIAVTGRVIGNAALADARPVWARVLGRRLPETGAADWVMPETVAVAAIAKGLVATRAVVLRNSLRTGLGLAVAVAVTHLFPVQHGFWVVLGAMSVLRSSALTTGTRVLRAVAGTAIGFVLGAVLIEFVGVDPVVLWILLPLVAFGSAYVPEVASFIAGQAAFTMMVLINFNLIVPTGWRVGLVRVEDVVVGALVGIVVSLLLWPRGATASVSKAIDQARQVGAQFLQAAVLRVTRGAFEEATDRVIALSHDTLTASRTLDDAVRQYLSENGGPSDQRAPVVRAANRANRVRAAAELIADVVPPPLGVYDRTRSVIEEHAAAICDRLTGADATAVLVPIGESFVVSLRAEATGTDLAVSAALPLVTAAAHLGELELLYPQPAESVG; this is translated from the coding sequence ATGCTGACCCCGGCCGAAATCTGGCACCGGGCAGCTGACCGCCTGCGCGACCGCTTACGCGCCAGGGATCCCGACTACGACGCGCTGCGCCGTGCCCTGCGGGCCGCGATCGTGCTGCCCATCGCCGCGGCCGCCGGTTTCGCCCTCGGCGGCGATTCCCAGACTCCGCTGTTCGCCATCTTCGGCGCCGTCTCCCTGCTCATCACGGCAGACTTCCCCGGCAACCGGCCGGCCCGCGCCCTGGCCTACGGCGGCCTGGCCGTCAACGGCGCCGTGCTGATCGTGCTCGGCACCGTGCTGGCCCCCTACCCGTGGCTGAGCGTGGCCGCGATGTTCGTGGTCGGCGTGGTGGTGTCGTTCTCCGGGGTGCTCAGCGAGATCGTCGCTGCCGGGCAACGCGCCACCCTCCTGCTGTTCGTGCTGCCGCTGTGTACGCCCGTCGGCCCCATCCCCGAGCGGCTGCTCGGTTGGCTGATCGCGCTGGTGATCTGTGTGCCGGCCGCGCTCTTCCTGTTCCGGCCGAAACATCACGACGAGCTGCGCCGCTACTCTGCCCGGGTCTGCCGGTTACTGGCCGACCGGCTGGAAGGCCAGGCCTCGGCCCGTGACGTCACCCGCGCCATGAACGCGCTCTACGCCAGCTTCCTGGGCGCCGACTACCGGCCCGTCGCCCTTACCGCGGGCAGCCGCGCACTGGTGCGCGTCGTCGACGACCTCGGCTGGATCTGTGACCAGGTCACCGACGACACCGGGGCACTGCTGGGCGAGATGCGCGACCCCGCGGTGCGGGTGCTGCGCGACAGCGCCGCACTCCTGCGGACGCACGATCGCTCCGAACGTGCCGCGCGCGGCGCCGACCTGCTCGGGGCGCTGGCCGAGCAGCGCACCGTGGCCCAGGGCAGCTACCGCGACGACATCACCCAGATCTTGGGCAGCGTCGACGACGCGGCCGCCGTCGAGGTGGGGCGTGGCCTACTGGTGCGGCGCACCATCTCGGCCACCATCGCGGTCACCGGCCGGGTGATCGGCAACGCCGCGCTGGCCGATGCCCGCCCGGTGTGGGCCCGGGTGCTGGGCCGCCGGCTGCCTGAAACCGGTGCCGCGGATTGGGTCATGCCCGAAACCGTCGCGGTGGCCGCCATCGCCAAGGGCCTGGTCGCCACCCGGGCGGTGGTGTTGCGCAACAGCCTTCGCACCGGGCTCGGACTGGCGGTCGCGGTGGCCGTGACCCATCTGTTCCCGGTGCAGCACGGGTTCTGGGTGGTGCTGGGCGCGATGTCGGTGTTGCGCAGCAGCGCACTGACCACCGGGACCCGGGTGCTGCGGGCGGTGGCCGGCACGGCGATCGGATTCGTGCTGGGTGCGGTGCTGATCGAATTCGTCGGGGTGGACCCCGTGGTGTTGTGGATCCTGTTGCCGCTGGTGGCTTTCGGGTCGGCCTATGTGCCCGAGGTGGCGTCGTTCATCGCCGGGCAGGCCGCGTTCACCATGATGGTGCTGATCAACTTCAACCTGATCGTGCCGACCGGCTGGCGGGTGGGCCTGGTGCGGGTCGAGGACGTCGTGGTCGGCGCCCTCGTCGGCATCGTGGTGTCGCTCCTGCTGTGGCCGCGCGGCGCGACGGCGTCGGTGTCCAAGGCGATCGATCAGGCCCGGCAGGTGGGCGCGCAGTTCCTGCAGGCGGCCGTGCTGCGGGTGACCCGAGGCGCCTTCGAGGAGGCCACCGACCGCGTCATCGCCCTGAGCCACGACACCCTCACCGCCTCCCGCACCCTCGACGATGCTGTCCGCCAATACCTTTCGGAGAACGGTGGGCCCAGCGACCAGCGCGCCCCGGTGGTACGGGCGGCCAACCGGGCAAACCGGGTGCGCGCCGCGGCCGAGCTGATCGCCGACGTGGTGCCCCCGCCGCTGGGTGTGTACGACCGCACCCGTTCGGTGATCGAGGAGCACGCCGCGGCCATCTGCGACCGGCTCACCGGCGCCGACGCCACCGCGGTTCTGGTGCCGATCGGGGAGAGCTTCGTGGTGTCGTTGCGCGCCGAGGCCACCGGAACCGATCTCGCGGTCTCGGCGGCCCTGCCGCTGGTGACGGCTGCAGCGCATCTCGGCGAGCTGGAGTTGTTGTACCCGCAGCCCGCCGAGTCGGTGGGTTAG
- a CDS encoding TetR/AcrR family transcriptional regulator, translating to MAGVVSRESYFETGLDVLSDLGYGGLKLAEVCNRLGVTTGSFYHYFPNWAAYTRELIAHWRQARTLRVVEAVRADHDPHHRIETLIGEALALPHGAEAAIRVWSSLDPDVYTVQAAVDQLRFDILFESALELIGDERNARYFAAWGVYLIVGFEQSTLPRDVDALQWISTQMRDALEAGRFSPAAGSDQPV from the coding sequence ATGGCGGGGGTTGTTTCACGCGAGTCGTACTTCGAAACCGGTCTGGATGTGCTGTCCGATCTGGGGTACGGCGGACTCAAGCTCGCCGAGGTCTGCAATCGGCTGGGCGTCACAACCGGGTCGTTCTACCACTACTTTCCCAACTGGGCCGCCTACACGCGGGAACTCATCGCCCACTGGCGTCAGGCCCGCACCCTGCGCGTCGTGGAGGCTGTCCGCGCCGATCACGATCCGCACCACCGCATCGAGACCCTGATCGGCGAGGCGCTGGCCCTGCCCCACGGCGCCGAAGCCGCCATCCGGGTGTGGAGCTCGCTCGATCCCGACGTCTACACCGTTCAGGCCGCGGTGGACCAGCTGCGTTTCGACATCCTCTTCGAATCCGCACTCGAGCTGATCGGTGATGAACGCAATGCCCGCTACTTCGCGGCCTGGGGCGTGTACCTGATCGTCGGTTTCGAACAGAGCACGCTGCCGCGCGACGTCGACGCCCTGCAGTGGATCAGCACCCAGATGCGCGACGCGCTGGAAGCGGGCCGATTCAGTCCGGCCGCCGGAAGCGACCAACCGGTCTAA
- a CDS encoding TetR/AcrR family transcriptional regulator: MAHIASRGPGRPPAAKAAETRERIVRAAREVFSELGYDAATFQAIAIRADLTRPAINHYFSSKRVLYRDVVEQTNTKVIAAGIAKAKESSTLLGRISAFFAAVMDAESTDRSAAAFLVTSVLEAQRHPELVSEEHDALHSSREFVRWAVDDAVSRGELTTDTDIPAIVEMLVAVMWGMGFYAGYVGRRDEVAAIVDKFELLMANKLWQLRD, encoded by the coding sequence GTGGCCCACATCGCGAGCCGAGGACCCGGAAGGCCTCCCGCAGCAAAGGCAGCGGAGACCCGTGAACGCATCGTGCGTGCCGCCCGCGAGGTTTTCAGCGAACTCGGCTACGACGCAGCTACATTCCAGGCAATCGCGATCCGGGCCGATCTCACCCGCCCGGCGATCAACCACTACTTCAGCAGCAAACGGGTTTTGTACCGCGATGTGGTGGAGCAGACCAATACGAAGGTGATCGCCGCCGGCATTGCCAAGGCCAAGGAGTCCAGCACTCTGCTGGGGCGGATTTCGGCGTTCTTCGCCGCGGTGATGGATGCGGAATCGACCGACCGTTCGGCGGCCGCGTTCCTGGTCACCTCGGTGCTGGAGGCGCAGCGGCATCCGGAGTTGGTCTCGGAGGAGCACGATGCGTTGCACAGCTCCCGGGAGTTCGTCCGGTGGGCGGTCGACGACGCCGTCTCCCGCGGTGAGCTGACCACCGACACCGATATCCCGGCGATCGTGGAAATGCTCGTCGCAGTCATGTGGGGAATGGGCTTTTACGCTGGTTACGTGGGTCGCCGCGATGAGGTGGCAGCCATCGTCGACAAGTTCGAACTGTTGATGGCGAACAAGCTCTGGCAGCTGCGCGATTGA
- a CDS encoding class I SAM-dependent methyltransferase, whose product MTDLSDVRPDRAEGDSWDITESVGATALGVAASRAAETAQPDALIRDEFAFLLVAAAGPAWAQLAGSEPLWIGEDPDALRIHVMARNYQAVRTHYFDDYFTEVTHDGIRQVVILAAGLDSRAFRLDWPAGTTVFEIDQPKVLEYKTATLQAHGAVARARHVPVPIDLRDDWPAALIDAGFDPQQPTAWLAEGLLPYLPGDAQDRLFELVGAHSAPGSRLAVEDFAMDPARYTPEKRAARRARGEQMRTALGLDLDVDSLVYADDTRAEAAEWLAAHGWEVDAVAAADEMDRLGRPASAEELAELGMDSVLLRARLDGESR is encoded by the coding sequence ATGACTGATCTGAGCGATGTACGGCCCGATCGGGCCGAGGGCGACAGTTGGGACATCACCGAGAGCGTCGGGGCGACCGCTCTGGGGGTGGCGGCGTCCCGCGCCGCCGAGACCGCGCAGCCCGATGCCCTGATTCGCGACGAGTTCGCCTTCCTGCTGGTGGCGGCCGCCGGTCCGGCGTGGGCACAGTTGGCGGGCAGCGAACCACTGTGGATCGGTGAGGACCCCGACGCCCTCCGCATCCACGTCATGGCCCGCAACTACCAGGCCGTGCGCACCCACTACTTCGACGACTACTTCACCGAGGTCACCCACGACGGCATCCGGCAGGTCGTGATCCTGGCCGCCGGGCTGGACTCGCGGGCGTTCCGGCTGGACTGGCCGGCGGGCACCACCGTGTTCGAGATCGACCAGCCCAAGGTGCTGGAGTACAAGACCGCGACGTTGCAGGCGCACGGTGCCGTGGCCCGGGCCCGGCACGTCCCAGTTCCGATCGACCTGCGGGACGACTGGCCCGCGGCCCTGATCGACGCCGGGTTCGATCCACAGCAGCCCACCGCCTGGCTGGCCGAGGGCCTGCTCCCGTATCTGCCCGGCGACGCTCAGGACCGGCTGTTCGAGCTCGTCGGCGCGCACAGCGCACCCGGCAGCCGGCTCGCCGTCGAGGACTTCGCGATGGACCCGGCCCGCTACACCCCGGAGAAGCGCGCGGCACGCCGGGCCCGGGGCGAGCAGATGCGGACCGCGCTGGGCCTGGACCTCGACGTCGACTCACTGGTGTACGCCGATGACACGCGGGCTGAGGCCGCGGAATGGCTCGCGGCGCATGGCTGGGAGGTCGACGCGGTGGCCGCGGCCGACGAGATGGACCGGCTTGGCCGGCCGGCGTCTGCGGAGGAACTGGCCGAACTCGGCATGGACAGCGTGCTCCTGCGCGCCCGATTGGACGGAGAATCCCGATGA